In Treponema primitia ZAS-1, one DNA window encodes the following:
- a CDS encoding PD-(D/E)XK nuclease family transposase: KRGEQYKQIRRVYQIFFLNFVLFPGSDKVPRRYFMQEEDEHDRLSDVVCSIFYELPKLDKLVQDCLSGKQ, from the coding sequence AAACGGGGGGAGCAGTACAAGCAGATACGCCGGGTATATCAAATATTTTTCCTGAATTTCGTCCTCTTCCCCGGAAGCGATAAGGTACCCCGGCGTTATTTCATGCAGGAAGAGGACGAGCATGACCGGTTAAGCGATGTGGTATGTTCAATCTTTTACGAACTCCCCAAACTGGACAAGCTGGTGCAGGACTGTTTAAGCGGGAAGCAGAA